The genomic segment GCCAGAAACAATATCAGGAATGACAAGCAAATCAACGCGAGTTTCTTTCTCACGAGTCTCCCTCCTGTTGATAACTCGACTTTTTTATCCACATTTTCCACAGAACAATCCACAGAGCACATGCGGTTTTCCCGGTCATTTTCTCGTGTTATCACCAGTATTCACAGGAGTCTATGTGAACAATCCAGAAAGTTATCCTATGATGTGGATAAATCATAGTAGAGGGACGGAAACAACTGAACCTTTTTGCCTCTGTTAGCGAATATAGGGATGTAATACGTTCTGGAGGGGCCCCCATGAATGATAAAGAGTTGCTCCCTTGGCTGGAAAAAATGCTGACGGGAGACGAAGCAGCTTTTCGCGTCGTTTATCAAGCTACGCACACCGATGTTCATCGTACGATCGCTTTTCTTGTCTACAACAAACAAGACATCGAAGACATAGTGAATGAAACCTATATTCGTATGTGGCGTTCTTTTCACACCTATGATCAGAGTCGGCCGTTTCGCTTTTGGCTTCACGGGATCACCGTCCGTCAGGTGCAGGACTGGAAAAGGAAAGCTTGGCGAAGAATACGGCTCTTTGAACGAAACCGCCTTATGCACGATGAGCAATTTGATTGGGCAGATTCCACAGTGATCAAATCTGAGACACAGCTTGAATTGCTCGGAGTGGTTCGTACACTTTCGTACAAGTTACGCCTAGTGGTCATTCTGCGCTATTTTCACGATTATGCTCTGGATGAAATCGCCGAGTTGCTGCAAATCCCGCTCGGTACCGTGAAATCCAGGCATCATCTGGCACTGAAGGCACTACGCAAGCATTGCGAATTATCGGGAGGAGACTCTTATGTCCATAGACAAACAACTACGCGATGAGCTTCTTCAACATGCTGAATCGTTGAAAACCCCACCCGAAATCGAGAGTCGTGTGTACCTCTCCTATCAAAATGACTTCTTGCAAAAGAAAGG from the Brevibacillus brevis genome contains:
- a CDS encoding sigma-70 family RNA polymerase sigma factor codes for the protein MNDKELLPWLEKMLTGDEAAFRVVYQATHTDVHRTIAFLVYNKQDIEDIVNETYIRMWRSFHTYDQSRPFRFWLHGITVRQVQDWKRKAWRRIRLFERNRLMHDEQFDWADSTVIKSETQLELLGVVRTLSYKLRLVVILRYFHDYALDEIAELLQIPLGTVKSRHHLALKALRKHCELSGGDSYVHRQTTTR